Proteins encoded together in one Quercus lobata isolate SW786 chromosome 3, ValleyOak3.0 Primary Assembly, whole genome shotgun sequence window:
- the LOC115981028 gene encoding uncharacterized protein LOC115981028 — translation MATTSNAQGDELPRSTALERQVQTLMTAVKRLTKQNHDLEEQLRQRDVGPNPQERNQEGDSTERRERENPEDSNIPSRQERQNESLPSLTDLTPPPIIAEMQAMKEQMEVMMNALKGRVSSDLDDLVNRTDSPFTASVNSSPLPPKFRMPQIESYDGVNDPLDHLETFKTLMHLQGVPDEIMCRAFPTTLKGPARVWFSRLTPNSINTFKELSAQFTSHFIGGHWYKRSTACLMSIKQREDETLRAYITRFNKEALSIDEADDKILVAAFTSGLRKGKFLFSLYKNDPKTMADVLYKATKYMNVEDALLAHEEKPKKRERQEDMLQDRGRKVVRTGYQRDERHFRPPTGRFTNFTPLTAPIDQVLMQIKDEGALTFPGKLKGDPNKRPRDKYCRFHRDHGHDTANYYDLKQQIEALIRQGKLQRFVSKEKTDKPKEQTP, via the coding sequence ATGGCCACCACCAGCAACGCCCAAGGAGACGAACTGCCAAGATCTACCGCACTGGAAAGGCAAGTCCAGACCCTCATGACGGCGGTCAAACGACTCACAAAGCAGAATCATGATTTGGAGGAACAACTACGTCAAAGGGATGTAGGACCTAATCCTCAGGAACGAAACCAAGAAGGTGACAGTACCGAGCGGAGGGAGCGTGAGAATCCAGAGGACAGCAACATCCCAAGCCGACAGGAGCGGCAAAACGAAAGCCTTCCGTCTCTCACGGATCTTACTCCCCCACCTATCATCGCGGaaatgcaggcgatgaaggagcagatggagGTCATGATGAACGCCCTCAAGGGGCGGGTATCCTCCGACCTCGACGATTTAGTGAACAGGACCGACTCACCATTCACTGCGTCCGTTAACTCATCCCCCTTGCCACCAAAGTTCCGGATGCCTCAGATCGAAAGTTACGACGGGGTCAATGACCCCCTTGATCatctagagaccttcaagaccctgatgcaccttcagggggTACCTGACGAGATCATGTGCAGGGCGTTCCCGACCACACTGAAGGGACCTGCGAGGGTCTGGTTCAGCAGACTGACACCAAACTCAATCAATACTTTCAAGGAGTTAAGCGCCCAGTTCACCTCCCACTTCATTGGCGGACATTGGTACAAGAGGTCCACCGCGTGCTTGATGAGCATAAAGCAGCGAGAAGACGAGACGTTGCGAGCCTACATAACCCGTTTCAACAAAGAAGCCCTTTCAATCGATGAAGCGGATGATAAGATACTGGTAGCCGCGTTTACAAGCGGGCTGCGGAAGGGGAAGTTCTTGTTTTCCTTGTACAAGAATGACCCGAAGACCATGGCGGATGTACTCTACAAGGCTACCAAGTATATGAATGTGGAAGACGCACTGTTGGCCCACGAAGAAAAACCTAAGAAGAGGGAGAGACAGGAGGATATGCTGCAAGATAGGGGGCGAAAGGTCGTTAGAACCGGGTATCAGCGTGATGAAAGGCATTTCAGACCCCCCACGGGAAGATTCACCAATTTCACACCATTAACCGCCCCAATCGACCAAGTACtgatgcaaatcaaagatgaaggaGCATTGACATTCCCAGGGAAGTTGAAAGGAGATCCCAACAAAAGACCAAGGGACAAGTATTGTCGCTTTCACCGGGACCACGGGCATGACACTGCCAACTACTATGACTtgaagcagcagattgaggcaCTGATCAGACAAGGAAAGTTACAAAGGTTCGTCAGCAAGGAAAAGACCGACAAACCGAAAGAGCAGACCCCATAA